DNA sequence from the Lycium barbarum isolate Lr01 chromosome 5, ASM1917538v2, whole genome shotgun sequence genome:
ctgtcgcacagaatcagaacatgcagatcatttacgtattattcttgggattcttcgaacccgagaattatatgcaaaattttcaaagtgcgaattttggctgaattctgtaacatttctgggctatgttatttcagatgatggtatttgagtcgacactcagaaaattaaagctgtgaagacttggccaaggcctacaacgcctacagaagtccgtagttttctaggattggaaggttactatagaaggttcgtagaaggattttcttctatttttgccccattgacgaagctaacccagaagtcagttaactttcagtggaatgatgcttgtgaacgcagcttccaagagttgaaggacagattgacctcagctccggtcataacacttccagaagggtcagatggttatgtggtgtactgtgatgcttccggtgttgggttaggatgtgtgttaatgcagcacggtatagtcattgcttatgcttcgagacagctgcagaaacatgaaaagaactatccaactcatgatctcgaattggctgcagtcattcatgcattaaaaatgtggagacattacttgtatggtgtgcatgtcgacatttatacagatcacaagagtcttcagtacattttcaagctaaaggagttgaatttgcggcagagacgatggttagaactattgaaagattatgatgtgagcattttataccaccccggaaaggcaaatgtagtagctgatgcgcttactCGCCGATCAataggcagcctatgtgaagttcttccggaaaagaaagagatggttcatgagctccaccaattagctaaccttggagtgcgtgtaattgattcgggtagtgcagggattggtattaatgatcccacagttttattcctgaatatagaagtgaaagagcgtcagtatgaagatcctcacttgtgccattacagagacatatctcccggaaaagagaagtccccaaatggctccgtatgaagctttatatggaaggaagtgtagatccccaattgggtggtttgaaataggagaagtacaactaataggccctgaattgatttagcaagcggtagaaaaattcaaggtgatccgagatcgattgttgacagcccaaagtcgccaaaaatcttatgcggacaaccgccggcgagacttggaatttcaggttgatgattgggtatttttgaaggtgtcgccaacgaaggggtgatgagatttggcaagaaaggaaagttaagtcctcgatatattggaccttataagattatccgcaaggtgggtcatgtagcctacgagttggacttaccttcagagcttgaattagtccacccagtttttcatgactcaatgctccgtaagtgtattggagatcctacgaggattgttccgattgatgatgttcaagtgacagaaaggctagcatataaagaagtgcccattgccatcttggataggcaagtacgaagacttcgaaataaggaagtagcttctgtcaaagtcttgtggcgaaacaacaaccgggaagaaatgacttgggaggcggaagagagaatgaaatccacatatccgcacttattccaacccccagaagagatccacgatgaaacgtCAGGATTATAAGGTATGTgtactttcttttcatgcttttggtcgtgtgtggccaatttatagtgctattgtgtcATGGTcttgtgaggcaatattattatgggttgttgtgacaggatggtagtgccatattacaggagaaactctggcgaaattttcgtagaattcccgagtgtttaacattcgaggacgaatgttccaaaaaggtgggaagaatgttacaccttggaaaatttcccgttaacgtacaatgaataggctagcgaagagcacgatgtatacgatgtttcgataagtaagaaatagcatttgaggatcctaatcgagatccaaggacatttgacgtaagggaagaaggttgtcaaagaaagtaaaggatatgttacgtgtcgggtaagaattatgagtgacaagttaacgatggcttaaagatgtttcagagacgagtgataacgtaccttagattggtattgaggtgttaaacaagtgttaagaaggttccataaggattggagatcaaacgagtcgacgagaacgaaatcggagcagctgggcattatacggcccaacatactggccgtatatttATCCAAGAAGGGAatcattcactggaccaaacatatgtccatacatacggcccgtataaaatgtacggaccgtatgttggtccatatatccttatcgggacagatttcatgatttaatataaggaccctctctctcattttatttcatttcatttccactctccattcttcaagaaacctctagaactctctccattattcatccacaagaaaccaagggaaaaccatgatcaactataccaaatccacaaaatcaaatgtaaaaaacctatcaaagttcatctaagccaagaaatcccaaaagaggtgagttagggtttttgtgcaagaagagaattcccactcaaggttcattcatccattatctaaggtgagttttctAATCATTCTTGgttttttaaggtgttgaaagttaaaaacacttggattggagaaagatataggaaatgagtcatgaatgtgtgaatagtgacattgttgggtaaaggtttggattgagtcatgattatcgatatgttgggattgtaaatatgttgtgaatgacatttagaacgtggaataagtattatatgtgagaaaatgcaataatgaactatgaccacgattatggagaaatGGGGGTGAGATTGTGAATTgcggataatatagatggatgctgatggttgcttgtgatattgtgaatgttgttatcaacgtttgggagttgatatagaatatggggaaatttacataaacaaaggaaatgcttcccaattttctttagctttagtaagtacgtttaagtaatcgattagctaatgttgatgcgatttctcttgaaggtagaaacacgggcattgaaggagaacaagcaagagatagattagttaaatggaaaaggtatgtgaggctattcctttctttccatggcatgatttttccttcttctccatgaatcttctaTCTCCcgaaaagctaagagtctatgctcATGAATAGTTAcaagagataagagatacattacgagcccaataataatgatgatgagcttaagtctaaagattctagagttcatgatatgatgttcttatgtagttaatgatgtcgtttattgtatacactcaccttacatactatttccttcaaggtgaggcagaatacttctAAGTGACATCAGAtatagttgctccttatttgatgcttcccttatctcattgacgtattattattgtttatgcctctcatactcagtataatgttcgtactgacgtccgttttctttggacgttgtgttcatgcccacaggtagacagggaggtgagcttgatccagactcgtaagagctgctagctgacttgagagcactccattgttccggaggtgctacttggtttattcttttgtgtatatatatgtatatgtattttgggcacgacggggtcttgtcccgtctatatgtctagtattctagtagaggttcgtagatacgtatgtgtgggtagtatggtctcacgatgctacgtatatatatatatatatatatatatatatatatatatatatatatatatatatatatatatatatatatatatatatatatatatatatatatatatatatatatatatatatatatatatatatatatatatatatatatatatatatattattttgatagccgaagggcttatatatataaaattaattatgttttccaatgaaaaatggttgtcttatgattatgagtatatgaatggtaaagaagtgtataatgactatgacgagtaagaaaatgagaggtgctcggtggttagccccgggtacccgtcacggcccctagtcgggtcgtgacactaatgctccggcagtgtttatgaatttgatgaataatgtatttaggtctcttctggacctattcgtgatagtattcattgatgatattctggtataccctcggacagaatcagaacatgcagaccatctaCGTATAGTTCTTGGAATTTTTCGGACTCGAGAAATGTATGCAAAATTTTAAAagtatgagttttggttgaattcttatttcagatgatggcattcgagtggatacctagaagattgaagctgtgaaaacttggccaaggcttacaacgcccacagaagttcgtagttttctgggattggtaggTTACTGTAGGAGATTCGTGgaagggttttcatctatttcggacccattgacgaagctaacccagaagtcagctaaatttcagtggaatgatgcttgtgaacgcagtttttaggaattgaaagatagattaacttcagctccagtcttgacacttccagaagggccagatggttatgttgtttattgtgatgcttttggtgttgggttaggatgtgtattaatgcagcactgtaaggtcattgcttatgcttcgaggcagttacggaaacatgaaaagaactacctaactcatgatcttgaattggccgcagttattcatgcactaaagatgtggagacattacttgtatggggttcacgttgatatttacatagatcacaagagtctttaatatattttcaagcagaatgagttaaacctgcggcagaggcgatggttggaattattgaaagattataatgtgagtattttataccaccccgaaaaggcaaatgtagtagccgatgcacttagccgcagatCAATAGGTAGCCTGTGTGAggctcctccggagaagaaagaattaattcgtgaaCTCCACCAGCTAGTTAGTCTTGGGATTCGCCTAATTGATTAAGGCATTACAGGAATTGATATCAATAATCCcactgtttcatccttggacatagagatgaaagagcgtcaatatgaagatcctcagttgagccactatagagacacatttcatgaaaaaaagAAGTCcctatttgaaacttctatagatggagttcttagataccgaggcaggctatgtgttccgaatgttgcagaattacgcagtcgaattctagaagaagctcattattctcagtattctattcacccaggtgcaacaaagatgtatcatgatcttaagttaatgtattggtgggatggaatgaagaaagacatagcagaatttgtagctcaatgtccaaattttcagcaagtgaaaattgagcatcaaaagccaagaggattattgcaaagcaatggagattccatcttggaaatgggaagcgatcaatatggattttatggtggggttacctcattcccgaagtaatatgactccatatgggtgatcgtggacagactcacgaaatcagctcactttcttccagtcataactacatattcagcagaagattatgcaaggttatatcttaaagaaattgtgcgacttcatggtgtcccgatgtCCATTATTACtcacagaggagcacaatttatagctaagttctggaaatatttccaagaagtttgggtactcaagtaaagcttagcacaacatttcatccgcaaactgatggacaagccgaacgtaccattcagaccttggaagatatgctaagaacatgtgttctagatttcggtggtagttgggatgaccacttacctcttattgagtttgcttacaacaacagttaccattccagtagccaaatggctccgtatgaagctctatatggaaggaagtgtagatctccaattgggtggtttgaagtcggggagacacaattaataggccgAGAATttattcaacaagcagtggaaaaggtcaaagctattcgagatcgattattgacagcccaaagcagccaaaaatcctatgcggacaaccgtcggcgagacctagaatttcaagttgatgactgggtatttctgaaagtatcaccaatgaaaggtgtgatgagatttggcaagaaaggaaaattgagtcctcggtatatcggaccctataagattatccgcaaagtgggtcaagtagcttatgaattagacttaccctcACGACTTGaagcagtccatccagttttccatgtctcaatgctccgaaaatgtgttaGAGATCCCACTAGAATtatgccagtagatgatgttcaagtgacagaaaagttggcttatgaagaggtacctatggCTATACTacataggcaagtgcggaagctcagaaataaagaagtagcttcagtcaaagtcttgtggcgaaacaataaccgagaagagttgacttgggaagcggaggaaaatatgaagtgtaagtacccacacttatttcaacccctggaagagatccaagatgagacatcggcattatgaggtatgtatgctctCTTTTCATgtatttgggtcgtgtgtggccaagttttattgatattgtgttgtagccctatgaggcatgtttattgtgggctgttgtgacaggggaTAGCTCctatgttacaggggaaactctggcgaaatttctgtagaattcccgagaacttagcattcgaggacgaatgtttttaaaggggggaaggatgttacacctcaaaaaattccaTGTTGTTGCCTAGTAAATGGACCAATGTAGTGCGAGAAGTAtacgatgttcctacaagtaagaaaggttatttaacgatccttagattggtaatgaagtgttaaacaagtgtcaagaagattccataaggattggagatcaaacgaacgatgaAAATCATctcagggaaatggggttatatgaccgacttatacggtccgtataacattatacgatccatataagggtccgtataacacccaacagagatGGTGTtttgcctgatggtgaaccacgaccacttatacgggccgtacaatgttatacggaccgtataagtgtccgtggaagtcccgacgggttgAATAAGTTCCAAATATAACTACAtgttcccacttcactaatttcatttccacacttctccatctctctctcaaggcttctagagggttctataCATTTCATATTCAAGAATACAAGGGCAATCAAAGATCAACATTAcaaatccaagtgaatcaagtgtgagaaactcactagggttcatccaagtcaagaattctcttggaagtggaagctagggttttcttcaagtgaagtgtttccactccaAGCTctttcctactcaatcaaaggtaagttttatgatcattccatgttgtttaaagtattgagaggttgaaagacttggattgtagaaggagatagaaaatgggttatgaatgtgagaatagtggcatttttgagttgtagtttggaatgagtcatgattcttgatatgtcgtgattataattatgttataaatgatattacgAACATGGGATAAACTTTATATTGTGAGTAAATGCAATAGTGTACTAAGACCATGGTTATGGGTGAATTGAAGGGAAatttgggaaatgtggataatataggtgtatgaagattgttgcttatgatgttgaaaatgttattatagacgtttggaagttgatatatgatatgcgGAAAGTTGTataacagaggaaatgctgctcaattttctctagctttagtcaagtatgctaagctatcaattatctaatgttgatacgaactctcttaaaggtagaaacgtgagcattgaaggagaacgttcaagcgagagtgtagctaaacgaaaaggtatgtgaggctagtcccttctttctaaggcatgaatcttatgacatgatcttccTTTGTTCTCCATGACCCTCTTATACTCCAGAAACTATGGGTCCACGTTCATGAagaatttcatatgagataagataagagatacgtcacgagtatgataatgatacgatgtttctacaaagctaatgatcttatttatgattatgtgatgttgttcattgtgctacactcaccttatatgctaattccttcaaggtgaggcagaatgcttatgaaactccataatggaatcgggggttcacgaccttacgtcaccccgaaagATTTACAGTTTGTATTGAGCctttatgcatgattcatgatgatattacaccgcgcctatatggccgggcagacaccgctaaggcgggcaacgtatacaccatgtctagatggcatgggcagacaccactagtgggcggcatgagatggttacctcggacgcgggaggcctggacgtgggctaatgatgatcacaccggtataatgctcgtactgacgtccttttctttggacgctgtgctcatgcccacaggtagacaaggaggtgacccagattcgtagGGGCTATCAGCAGAATTtcagagcactccattgttccggaggtgccattgatttattattttgtgtatatatatgattgggcatgacgggatcctgtcccgtccatatatctagtactctagtagaggctcgtagatacgtatgtgtgggtagtatggtctcacgttTTCCcccttgtatatatgtattattttgatagcagAAGAGCTTATGTATTTAAATGTAGTTATATTTTCAAaattgaaaatggttttccttatggCTAGAAGTGTGAGAGTAATAGGTAAAATGCAGAATAAGTGTGATGAGTagtagtatgagtggtgctcggtggttagccccggttatccgtcatggcccctagtcgggtcgtgacacttgcatttcttatgtatattaaaaaattaatttgcacaagtaaaataacatcttcaataaggaaattacaccaatcaaaataagaaaaataatagaaaaactctttaATAGGTAAATGCatcccataagtaaatgtagaattagataaactacaagttctaaaaactaaatcataaatttcatgttttttctaagcagtgcttactaaatttccatcacaatttaggTAGTAACGTGATTTAAATTTAATTTAACAACTATAGAAtaacataaatttttataatacactcctccgtccatttttatttgtccattatactaaaaatatatatccacttttacttgtaagttatatagtttgaaaaaccaaaacataatttaccattttataccttctttacccttattattaagtaatCCAATTCatttatcattttatttattatttattaagagtgtcccaatTCAAATATAGACAAGCAAACatggacgaagggagtaataAGCAAAAGAAATCATATAAAAAAACATTGagttttgatctcaatccaaaattcccattgagacccaactttttcgatttaaatacttaCTAATTTGAGATTcagagaaatgcttaatttaagggatcttgaagtttctatttgtgtgttctcgtTAGAGATCacaaataaaataatagaaaagagaaaagataatataaataataaaaagataaatagaaaattgggagagccgaaaagggattactggtacaaaggaagtaaaaagcacaaagaaaaaTAGGAGTCGAAAAATGTTCAAGATATATTCAAACTTGAGTCTACCCGCCGTGACACTTTTGTCTAATTTACGATTGGGGGTgacaggatcaaatatttaacctaatttaagcaaattacaacataagtatataaaaaaaatattaatctaaGGGGTGCCATGTCAccccaccctaaagggtggatccgcccctgagCGCCGGTGTTCTACTTAAATAGCTAGAGAGTTAGATCCAAACTATCCACGGACCCACAATTAGATTGAGACGAAACTGGAGTTGCATTAGTTGGTGATGATACAAAATTAGTTGTACCAATATCAGCAAACTGATAATTTGTCATGGGAACATAGGCATAGTTGATTGGCATTGCTGAAAGCCTGAAATTGGAGTTGTTTGATTCAAAGGTTCTTTGCCTTTGCTGTTGTTTTTCCTTAATGGAACAACCCTTTTCGACAAAGTACTAAACAATTACAAATCAATGATGAAGGACAAGGGTTTGAAGTAATGGACTCTTCTTCCCAATCAATGTCGAAGACACTGGACTTGTGGCATTTGAGTGTTCTGTTATCTTTTAGCCTGTGAAAATATTTTTGGGCATGGCTAGCAACTTGTGTTGGTGTCCTGCTTGGCACAAAATCTCTAGCAATGTCAGTCCAGTTTCCTTTCCCAAGATTATCCAATCCAATCAAGAACGCCCTCTGGTCATCCTCACTCCATCTTCTTCCCTTACTGCTACTCATTTTCTTGATCCTTCTCCGGAGGAAGAATCATTATTATTCTCAGTAGTGATCTCCACCCCAAATTATTTGATGCCTACTTTCTTGGTTCTTGAAGTATGCCCTGTTCTTCCACTATGGATTTCCTTTGCCATATTTCTCACTACGTACTATGGTTTTGCAAATTGCCACGAATTAAACAAAAATAGAATGGGCAGGAACTGTACTTGGAGAAcctttttccaattatttataACTGGTCCGTGTATCTCATAATCTGTGAGGAGCGCAACCGGTATGTTAACATTAGGAAACTACCGAGTACCAAATTGGGAAATAATTCAAGAGTAGCTTACTGAAAATATTGTACTAGGAAGGAGCTATCAATTGGAATCCAAAATTGAGCTAATTTAGGGGCTGTTTCGGTTTTGATTATAAAAACCGATAATAGTAATTGGGATTAGAGGGTGTCTGGCTCGGCTAAAAAGACTATTTAGCAAATCTCGTTTTAAATACTTGGGGCCTCTAATTAAAACACCCTTGACTAAGACTCAATTGGGAATTTAAACCCCACGTTTTAATCCTTCAATTCCAAAATATAGACCCTATTTAGGATTAGTGCTAATTAACTCAACTCTCTTTATCTAAGGTTTCAAATCAGCCCCTAAATTTTAAGAAGTATGAATTGGTCCAAAGTAAATTGATGATAATCAGTGTTTAAAAAGgcaggggcgtaaggcggggcgttttacatatgcctcggtgaggcgtaagccccgaggcacgggcgtaagccccatgggtatttttgtatttcataaaataatataattataataaatatttttaaataggtaaaattacataaaaaataaaagaaaagtgtatatatatataaccttacaagtataaacaatacaatgaaataaaagctattatgaaatgcaaatcaactctaacatctaaactttcaaacaatgaaaaatcacaatttgttaaaacaatattacttTACTATCATTCTATTCATTGTATCTCCCTATAAACAACTTTATCAGTACTATAATTGaaacgtaactccttcatgaataaaaataaaattactttcaaatagagaaataataaaatatgataatttgatacataggacaaaagaccaatgacaagtgaaaattcacAATTCAGTTATGTAgtcttaaaagaaatattaagtgatattcaccctcacgatgttctcatatagtaaatatgcaatactacgacttgttatttgagttataccCAATTTTCTTATTTcggtaaatgaaaaattattaagtatcaattatttgttaaagaattatgagggtcaacggttttaattaaggaatttaacatataattgtgtaagaactgttaggcgagccccgagcattgggcgttaggcgtgtttaaggCGTATAATCGGgtgcttagggcgtaagcctcgcaggaattaagccccgcacgtgagccctggggcattttgctagtgccccgccccgaggcgagccccgagGTGAGTCCcagaactgccttttaaaacactgatgaTAATATGGCAGAAACAGAAAAAATCGTAGCTGCCTCGCCAattgtttcttcttcttcacagtTGCGGCCATTAATCTTCCATCTTCCAGCTCGTTCAAGATCGTAAAATTCCTCAAATTCAGCCTCATTCCCTTCAACCCCCTCTATTCATCCCCTTCATCCTGTTGGAATAcctctgtatacggtaaaaaccggatatatgttaaaccggtaagaccagagacCGAAGGAAGAGAGGGAAGAACATTATTTGGTCCggcttctccatagccgagttgatcgtggccgttagtccgtttgatcgtggctaTTGGTCTGGGAGATCCGTTGctcgattgccacgcgtcgataccGTCTTGCCATGtttaactgccaatcgtacgggtgtcagaccgtacgaccaacctaatccaacctaatccatttaagagtttttatttattttttagaaacacttgttgtatgaagcccatagggcaatactataaataggggtcattgcccCACTTTTGAGGGGTTGACTTCTCAGATCAAGAActtttgtaatagcaaaatatataaaatctctctctctaacatctgattttggtccggattatcGTGTTCATCCTTTAGATCTGCtcgatcaaacaatattcatatattactagatacaaaatctatagcaaaccactgattatcagttgcttcttcgtagcatattcatatatttctttcctTTATCAAATAGATTAAggctcaaccacatatcctatacctcactcataaatttaattgattatccaaatttggggtaaacagtttggcgcccatcg
Encoded proteins:
- the LOC132639619 gene encoding transcription factor MYB1R1-like, whose protein sequence is MSSSKGRRWSEDDQRAFLIGLDNLGKGNWTDIARDFVPSRTPTQYFVEKGCSIKEKQQQRQRTFESNNSNFRLSAMPINYAYVPMTNYQFADIGTTNFVSSPTNATPVSSQSNCGSVDSLDLTL